A window of Campylobacter cuniculorum DSM 23162 = LMG 24588 contains these coding sequences:
- a CDS encoding Cj0814 family flagellar-dependent secreted protein, translating into MLSINATFNNIFANLSLNVKNNTNYSLNSNNNVKNLQNTEQNSKTSNKVLGYEVDNEGYFTSDFNKAAGIPEDIKIHSSTMESLVKVSTNEKDPFRAFESIDIAKTVGNAYKILSQVVDKDV; encoded by the coding sequence ATGCTAAGTATCAATGCAACTTTTAACAATATTTTTGCCAACCTTAGTCTTAATGTTAAAAACAATACTAATTATTCTCTCAATTCAAATAATAATGTAAAAAATCTACAAAATACAGAACAAAACTCTAAAACAAGCAATAAGGTTTTAGGCTATGAAGTGGATAATGAAGGTTATTTTACAAGTGATTTTAATAAAGCAGCGGGAATTCCTGAGGATATAAAAATTCATTCTAGCACTATGGAAAGTTTAGTGAAAGTGTCCACTAATGAAAAAGATCCCTTTAGGGCTTTTGAAAGTATAGACATTGCTAAAACCGTAGGAAATGCTTATAAAATTTTAAGTCAAGTTGTAGATAAAGATGTCTAA